In Allomuricauda ruestringensis DSM 13258, the following proteins share a genomic window:
- a CDS encoding MlaD family protein — protein sequence MASKTSSENIRLGIFVVAGTLLLLTAAYLIGNRQNMFVKNFTLSAVFKNVNGLQNGNNVRFSGINIGTVNRMEMMNDTTIYVYMTIEDKMRNHIRKNAIATIGSDGLVGSMLVNIVPSVGKADLVQNGDELQSYSRISSQDMLSTLNVTNENAALLTSNLLKVTQSMMEGKGVLGRLLNDTVMVKDLQRIIKNLERSSHHANATLMELEAIVGKIDMEESVAGVILTDTVAAANIRSSIENLEDSSVEIKQMTNDLTKLIQGLDTGEGMLHLVSKDTTMANLLMKTMHNIEEGTDKFNENMEALKHNFLTRRYFRKLEEEKAKTQKD from the coding sequence ATGGCTTCAAAAACTTCTTCTGAAAATATAAGGTTGGGCATCTTCGTAGTGGCCGGAACTTTACTGCTGCTCACCGCTGCCTATCTCATTGGCAACCGACAGAACATGTTTGTCAAAAACTTTACACTAAGTGCTGTTTTCAAAAATGTGAACGGACTGCAAAATGGCAATAATGTGCGGTTTTCGGGCATCAACATTGGTACGGTGAACCGGATGGAAATGATGAACGACACCACCATTTATGTATATATGACCATTGAGGACAAAATGCGCAATCACATCAGAAAAAATGCCATTGCCACTATAGGTTCGGATGGTTTGGTGGGCAGCATGTTGGTGAACATCGTTCCAAGTGTGGGAAAAGCGGATTTGGTGCAGAACGGTGACGAGCTCCAATCGTACAGTAGGATTTCATCCCAAGATATGCTCAGCACGCTCAACGTTACGAACGAAAATGCAGCTTTGCTGACATCCAATCTTTTGAAGGTGACCCAATCCATGATGGAGGGAAAAGGGGTTTTGGGCCGCTTGCTAAATGATACGGTGATGGTGAAGGACTTGCAGCGAATCATAAAAAATCTAGAACGGAGTAGCCATCATGCCAATGCCACACTCATGGAACTTGAGGCCATTGTGGGAAAAATTGATATGGAAGAAAGTGTTGCCGGGGTGATACTGACGGATACCGTGGCAGCTGCAAATATCAGAAGCAGCATTGAAAATTTGGAGGACTCAAGCGTCGAAATTAAGCAAATGACAAACGACCTGACCAAATTGATCCAAGGTCTGGACACAGGTGAAGGGATGCTCCATTTGGTATCCAAAGATACGACCATGGCCAATCTCCTCATGAAAACAATGCACAACATAGAAGAAGGGACAGATAAGTTCAATGAGAATATGGAAGCCCTAAAACACAATTTTTTAACGAGAAGATATTTTCGGAAACTGGAAGAAGAGAAGGCCAAGACCCAAAAAGATTGA
- a CDS encoding MlaE family ABC transporter permease encodes MEDMAIPMKIMERTKLFFKEVGNLSHFAGRFFKQALNPPFEFKELLRQCYQVGNRSLLLVMATGFIIGLVLTLQSRPTLIEFGAVSWMPNMVGISIVREIGPVITALICSGRIASGFGAELGSMRVTEQIDAMEVSGTNPFKYLVVTRIWAATLMLPLLVIFGDLVALYGSSLVENMKGDVSFRLYFNTVFDALSFGDLVPATIKSFFFGFVIGLTGCYKGYNSDKGTAGVGIAANSAVVMASLLLFVVDFIAVFVSDIFYEL; translated from the coding sequence ATGGAAGACATGGCAATTCCCATGAAAATTATGGAAAGGACCAAACTTTTTTTTAAAGAGGTGGGCAACCTTTCCCATTTTGCAGGCCGTTTTTTTAAACAGGCCCTGAACCCTCCTTTCGAATTCAAGGAATTGTTGAGGCAATGTTACCAAGTGGGGAACAGATCCCTGCTCTTGGTGATGGCCACAGGTTTCATCATTGGTTTGGTACTGACCCTGCAATCCAGGCCAACACTCATAGAATTTGGGGCCGTTTCCTGGATGCCCAACATGGTGGGGATTTCCATAGTCCGTGAAATTGGTCCTGTGATCACGGCCCTGATCTGTTCGGGCCGTATAGCTTCCGGTTTTGGTGCAGAGCTTGGTTCCATGCGCGTTACGGAGCAGATAGATGCCATGGAAGTGTCCGGTACCAATCCCTTCAAGTATTTGGTGGTGACCCGCATTTGGGCTGCTACTCTCATGCTTCCTTTGTTGGTTATTTTTGGGGATTTGGTAGCCCTTTATGGCTCATCGCTCGTAGAGAACATGAAAGGGGATGTTTCCTTCAGATTGTATTTTAACACGGTTTTTGATGCGCTTTCCTTCGGAGATCTGGTGCCGGCGACCATTAAATCTTTTTTCTTTGGGTTTGTCATTGGTCTTACAGGCTGTTACAAGGGATATAACTCGGATAAGGGAACCGCAGGGGTTGGAATAGCCGCAAATTCGGCCGTGGTCATGGCATCCCTTCTCTTGTTCGTGGTCGATTTCATTGCAGTTTTTGTTTCTGATATATTTTACGAACTATGA
- a CDS encoding PAS domain S-box protein translates to MKRRNSKEEKRSYPLFEGDRKLRTLVENLPGIVFRCKNDENRTMQYISDGCKWITGYWPEEFCKTGGITWTSLIHPMDGEDVWNRIQTAVAKKEKFQFEYRIMDKDGNVHWISETGVAVEKKEDTVFLEGYMQDITAQIMGGNINVIKERALEEVGNGIVISNAQLKQFPIIYVNKAFEKNTGYTSEEVIGKNCNFLQLDDRQQQEVQIIGEALSTQSPCHVEIRNYKKDGTLFWNELSITPVRDFHGETTHFIGIQNDVTERKNLEFLRKAKNDVLEMIIKKKPLPDIFDRIQGVLEQQMRIGTVAICLYDGSEQVIKRISGNKIHPTIAKAMDQILEATDSCPCVRAVQSKKKEGTANILDEPSWSKHEVALTKAGIKSISSTPILDADENVLGVLSIFYPDGFLSSPQKEDLVDEMAGLAGLSIEQDKVRKRLQMNQERLEARSKGLEKEVEQRNKDLEQILKELRVTNFELNVQITDAQNARKKIEVQEAMLLAIAQKFPKGALILVNEQMRISFVEGAELKFLQHQIRSNQKLSINDLNGFSVNSKPLLLTCIKQTLKGKHLSFEIEYQKRNYIVNTTPLFIENRRTSLALLVLFNISDRKRNEGKMLQNLIKERELSELKTQFISTASHEFRAPLSVILSSASLIEKLNAPDKGERRLAHLEKIKSNVRYLVNILNDFLSVTKLDEGETKASPEYFDLLHFSKSLVQKVKTSKKKGQSIILECEKAELETFLDPKLMHLVLSNLLNNAIKYSEEGQPITLKIEDSDHKVRIWVTDQGIGVPEDDQQHLFQRFFRAKNSVNIAGTGLGLHIVKTYVELMSGQIDFESKENHGSTFKLEFPKKH, encoded by the coding sequence ATGAAACGGCGAAATTCCAAAGAAGAAAAACGATCTTATCCTTTGTTTGAAGGTGACCGAAAACTAAGGACGTTGGTGGAAAACCTTCCGGGCATCGTATTTCGCTGTAAAAACGATGAGAACAGGACCATGCAGTACATTAGTGATGGATGTAAATGGATCACGGGATATTGGCCTGAGGAATTTTGCAAGACGGGTGGCATCACATGGACATCCCTGATCCATCCCATGGACGGGGAAGATGTTTGGAACAGAATCCAAACCGCTGTGGCCAAAAAGGAAAAGTTTCAGTTCGAGTACCGAATAATGGACAAAGACGGTAATGTACACTGGATCAGCGAAACTGGAGTAGCAGTTGAAAAAAAAGAAGACACGGTCTTTCTTGAAGGATATATGCAAGATATTACTGCCCAAATTATGGGCGGCAACATCAATGTTATCAAGGAAAGGGCCTTGGAAGAGGTAGGAAACGGGATTGTGATCTCCAATGCTCAACTGAAACAGTTTCCCATCATCTATGTCAACAAGGCTTTTGAAAAAAACACAGGCTATACCAGCGAGGAGGTCATCGGTAAAAATTGCAATTTCCTACAGCTTGACGACCGCCAACAGCAAGAGGTCCAAATCATTGGTGAAGCACTCTCGACCCAATCCCCATGCCATGTGGAAATCCGCAACTACAAGAAAGATGGCACTCTGTTTTGGAACGAGCTGTCCATCACCCCGGTACGTGACTTCCATGGTGAAACCACCCATTTCATAGGTATCCAAAATGATGTAACGGAACGGAAAAACCTAGAGTTTCTGAGAAAGGCCAAGAACGATGTGCTGGAAATGATCATCAAAAAAAAGCCGTTGCCCGATATTTTTGACCGGATTCAAGGCGTGTTGGAACAACAGATGCGGATCGGCACTGTGGCCATTTGTTTGTATGATGGTAGCGAGCAAGTCATCAAAAGGATTTCCGGAAACAAAATACATCCCACAATTGCCAAGGCCATGGACCAAATTTTGGAGGCAACCGATTCCTGTCCATGTGTACGGGCCGTGCAAAGCAAAAAAAAGGAAGGTACTGCCAATATCCTGGACGAGCCTTCATGGTCCAAACATGAAGTTGCTCTGACCAAAGCAGGTATCAAATCCATCAGTTCCACCCCTATCTTGGATGCCGATGAGAACGTTTTGGGCGTTTTGTCCATTTTTTATCCCGATGGATTCCTGAGTTCCCCACAGAAGGAAGATTTGGTAGATGAGATGGCAGGTCTTGCGGGGTTGTCCATTGAGCAGGATAAAGTCAGAAAAAGACTCCAGATGAACCAAGAACGTTTGGAAGCACGATCCAAGGGCCTGGAAAAAGAGGTGGAGCAGCGAAATAAAGACTTGGAACAGATACTTAAGGAATTGAGAGTAACAAACTTTGAGCTGAACGTACAGATAACAGATGCCCAAAATGCACGGAAAAAGATTGAAGTTCAAGAGGCCATGCTTTTGGCAATTGCACAAAAATTTCCGAAGGGTGCTCTCATTTTGGTAAACGAGCAAATGCGGATAAGCTTTGTGGAAGGTGCCGAGCTAAAGTTCCTTCAACATCAAATCCGATCAAATCAGAAATTGTCCATAAACGATCTCAATGGTTTTTCGGTCAATAGCAAACCGCTCTTACTGACCTGCATCAAACAAACATTAAAGGGCAAGCATTTAAGTTTTGAGATAGAATACCAAAAAAGAAACTACATTGTGAACACCACGCCCTTGTTCATTGAAAATAGAAGGACATCCCTTGCGCTTCTTGTCCTGTTCAATATATCTGATAGAAAACGAAACGAGGGAAAAATGCTCCAAAACCTCATCAAGGAAAGGGAGCTGAGTGAGCTGAAGACCCAGTTCATCAGCACAGCCTCGCACGAGTTCAGGGCTCCGCTGAGTGTCATCCTATCCTCTGCTTCACTCATCGAAAAGCTGAACGCCCCCGACAAGGGCGAGCGACGTTTGGCCCATTTGGAAAAGATCAAGTCCAATGTGCGGTACTTGGTCAATATACTCAACGATTTCCTTTCGGTGACCAAATTGGACGAAGGAGAGACCAAAGCCTCTCCCGAATATTTTGACCTGCTCCATTTTTCCAAATCCTTGGTTCAAAAAGTGAAAACAAGCAAGAAAAAAGGGCAGTCCATCATTCTGGAATGCGAAAAGGCCGAATTGGAAACCTTTTTGGACCCTAAGCTCATGCACCTGGTGCTTTCGAACCTGCTCAATAACGCCATCAAATATTCCGAAGAGGGCCAGCCCATCACCTTAAAGATCGAGGACAGTGACCATAAAGTTCGAATTTGGGTAACTGACCAGGGAATAGGGGTACCGGAAGATGACCAACAACATCTTTTTCAACGGTTCTTTAGGGCCAAGAACAGTGTCAACATTGCCGGTACCGGACTTGGTCTTCATATAGTCAAAACGTATGTGGAACTCATGAGCGGGCAGATAGATTTTGAAAGCAAAGAAAATCATGGAAGTACCTTTAAACTGGAGTTTCCAAAAAAACACTGA
- a CDS encoding Hsp20/alpha crystallin family protein: protein MSLVKFRSRPFGDLIRSNFFDLDDFFEDRVWDSDLLKGRFWNGKSMIPAMNIKETDNDYEIELAAPGFDKKDFKVTIENGCLNISAEKSTSEEEKDTNYTRREFSHNSFERSVKLPDTIKDDAVNAKYNDGILRFKLAKKEEAKKKKPKVIEVS from the coding sequence ATGTCATTAGTTAAGTTTAGAAGCAGACCCTTTGGAGACCTTATCAGATCTAATTTCTTCGATCTTGATGATTTCTTTGAAGACCGAGTATGGGATTCCGACCTGTTAAAAGGAAGATTTTGGAACGGAAAAAGCATGATTCCGGCCATGAACATCAAAGAGACCGATAATGATTATGAAATCGAACTTGCAGCACCTGGCTTTGACAAGAAAGATTTCAAGGTCACCATTGAGAACGGATGTTTGAACATTTCAGCGGAAAAATCGACATCTGAAGAAGAAAAGGATACGAATTACACTCGAAGAGAGTTCAGCCACAATTCCTTTGAACGTTCCGTAAAATTGCCGGATACCATTAAGGATGATGCCGTCAATGCAAAATACAATGACGGTATTCTCAGGTTTAAACTGGCCAAAAAAGAAGAGGCCAAAAAAAAGAAACCCAAGGTAATCGAAGTCTCATAG
- a CDS encoding universal stress protein, translated as MMYVTHEWNRLKRALPIAPFWYMERTLLQFGCDQGHFQTGCDMIVLGKKLMGPIVCATDCSNNAAAALKMANTLSEKLDSRLLVLHVFDLNVALLTPLSMTYAKMEKEAFEENRKKLVDFYKKHLGQIKDGTKLQLMVRENAMVNDAIIDVVTEFDASLVIMGTKGSNAFRNLVMGSNAKKMIQESPCPFLMVPPTTDKFSIEQIAYASDFEDTDIHAIDWLIKTMAGPDQAFVKIIHVSTLDWEKGEEQMRCFQKKLRHKVKYEKLGFELIYSDNVSSALEQCAKRREMDVLVMLERNNKSVLSPFAHKDFVKQMMSKTQLPLLSLNKNLFH; from the coding sequence ATGATGTACGTCACCCATGAATGGAACCGCCTAAAAAGAGCTTTGCCCATTGCCCCTTTTTGGTATATGGAAAGGACTCTTTTGCAATTTGGATGTGACCAAGGTCATTTCCAAACAGGCTGCGATATGATAGTTTTGGGCAAAAAACTTATGGGACCTATTGTTTGTGCCACAGATTGTTCCAACAATGCAGCAGCTGCCCTAAAAATGGCCAATACCCTGAGCGAAAAGCTCGATTCAAGATTGTTGGTGCTCCATGTTTTCGATTTGAATGTGGCGCTGTTGACCCCCTTGAGCATGACGTATGCCAAGATGGAGAAAGAAGCATTCGAAGAAAATCGCAAAAAACTTGTCGATTTCTATAAAAAACATCTGGGACAGATCAAGGATGGCACAAAACTCCAGTTAATGGTAAGGGAAAATGCAATGGTAAACGATGCTATCATTGACGTGGTCACTGAGTTTGATGCATCTTTGGTTATAATGGGAACCAAGGGCAGCAACGCATTCAGGAATTTGGTAATGGGCAGCAATGCCAAAAAAATGATTCAGGAAAGTCCCTGCCCCTTCTTGATGGTACCACCAACTACGGATAAATTTTCAATAGAGCAGATAGCCTATGCCTCTGATTTTGAAGACACAGACATACATGCGATAGATTGGCTCATCAAAACCATGGCGGGTCCAGATCAAGCTTTTGTTAAAATAATCCATGTAAGTACCCTGGATTGGGAAAAAGGGGAGGAACAGATGCGCTGTTTCCAAAAAAAGCTGAGACATAAAGTAAAGTATGAAAAATTGGGATTTGAACTGATTTATTCGGACAATGTTTCCAGTGCCTTGGAGCAGTGCGCAAAGCGAAGGGAAATGGATGTCTTGGTCATGCTGGAGCGGAACAATAAAAGCGTTTTGTCCCCCTTTGCCCACAAGGATTTTGTCAAGCAGATGATGTCCAAGACCCAACTTCCTTTGCTCAGTTTGAACAAAAACTTGTTTCATTGA
- a CDS encoding ABC transporter ATP-binding protein, which translates to MNLEQERIVGKTKVDDDVVIKIEDLHVSFGDNHVLKGFNMVLKKGENLVVMGKSGSGKSVLIKCMVGLLTPDRGYVEVLGKDIGTLDQHALDELRSHIGFLFQGSALYDSMTVRENLEFPMRRHRNRFGADQDTLPYVMEALENVGLAHTLDLMPAELSGGMKRRVALARAIILRPKLIMYDEPTSGLDPITAKEIIELMRNIQKKYGTSALIITHDVDCARVVSERMILLVDGTNYAEGTYGELLASSNPMVNAFFKK; encoded by the coding sequence ATGAACCTAGAGCAAGAACGGATTGTGGGAAAGACCAAGGTTGATGACGATGTGGTGATCAAGATCGAAGATTTACATGTCAGTTTTGGGGACAACCATGTCCTGAAAGGGTTCAACATGGTTTTGAAGAAGGGGGAAAACTTAGTGGTCATGGGAAAATCAGGTTCGGGCAAGTCCGTGCTGATCAAGTGCATGGTGGGCCTCTTGACCCCGGATAGAGGTTACGTGGAAGTACTGGGAAAGGACATCGGCACCCTTGATCAACATGCCTTGGATGAGCTTCGTTCCCATATTGGGTTCCTCTTTCAGGGGAGTGCACTTTATGATTCCATGACAGTGCGTGAAAATCTGGAATTTCCCATGCGAAGGCACAGGAATAGATTTGGTGCAGATCAAGATACGCTTCCGTATGTTATGGAAGCCTTGGAGAATGTGGGCTTGGCCCATACCTTGGATCTGATGCCCGCTGAACTGTCCGGGGGAATGAAAAGACGGGTTGCCCTGGCTCGAGCGATTATTTTAAGACCAAAATTGATCATGTACGATGAACCAACAAGCGGCTTGGATCCCATAACGGCAAAGGAAATCATCGAGTTGATGCGGAACATCCAAAAAAAGTATGGCACTTCGGCCCTGATCATTACACATGATGTGGATTGTGCCAGGGTCGTATCGGAACGGATGATCTTGCTGGTGGATGGAACAAATTATGCCGAAGGCACCTACGGGGAACTGTTGGCATCTTCGAACCCTATGGTAAACGCATTTTTTAAAAAGTGA
- a CDS encoding cation-translocating P-type ATPase, translated as MLNNAFALPWKEVVKDLGSDVGTGLAANEVKNRLTKYGDNCLPAHVKKGNLKIFLEQFDNPIIYILGVAAGLNLIFGEWLESVTVGIVILITILIGFFMEVSAVRSMETLRNIGQLECSVLRSAKVQKVPSTKIVPGDIILFGAGDVIPADARLVEKKNLEVKEAILTGESAPVGKDILSLEPNAQMTEQMNMVFKGTMVNKGFGKAVVVGTGGNTVLGEIQQLGEIAEETKAPLNKKLNQLSKRLIWVMLAFVIPMILFGFLAGKDLLVMVQTGIALAVATIPEGLPVVVTIALARGMLRLSKQQVIIKKMEAVEILGSVTMVATDKTGTLTEDAMIVHTLNFDGETFKDLDKGNYLALRNTQNKIAYEQFVLCCVLCNDITLSVDEPYRDAIDSSLFRFAENLGENPKQIKERFPEIYKLPFDEERKLMATANKKGDDSHVIFIKGAFENVTALCTKRLIGDNIVPLNNKEQWEETVDKMSSQGLRTIAMAYKEVKGSNFEKNELLNNLALIGTVGFIDPAREDVKDIVDIYKKAGVKVVMMTGDHPKTAKKIASDIGLLENGESNVMEGKDLDMANLNEEKDQNLLLGTKVFARATPKQKLELISFFQEKNNVVGMFGDGINDVPALIKADIGIAMGKRGTGAAREAADVILRDDRFGSVELAIRQGRMLFEHIRQFLIYLLSCNVAEIMTVGIAALLNLPSPLLPLQILFLNLVTDVFPALALGFGKGEEDMMDRPPRSKDEPILTNIHWKSTFIYGTSITFSVLGITLFSEFKLNLLPDQINNLAFYTLIIAQLLNIFNMPKRQASFFFNEVTKNPWVWGAIVLSVAIMVVAYLIPSISRALSLVPLDWTMLQWPVIFGLGSLLFSQFLKRINLAQ; from the coding sequence ATGCTGAACAATGCCTTTGCCCTGCCCTGGAAAGAAGTTGTCAAGGACCTGGGCAGTGATGTCGGGACAGGATTGGCTGCCAATGAGGTGAAAAATCGTTTGACCAAATATGGAGACAACTGTCTCCCCGCCCACGTCAAAAAGGGAAACCTTAAAATTTTTCTGGAGCAGTTCGATAATCCCATCATTTATATCCTTGGTGTTGCCGCTGGCCTAAACCTCATCTTTGGTGAGTGGTTGGAATCCGTAACGGTAGGGATTGTCATCCTGATCACCATACTTATTGGTTTTTTTATGGAGGTGAGTGCAGTCCGATCCATGGAAACGCTAAGGAACATAGGGCAACTGGAATGCAGTGTGCTAAGGTCGGCCAAGGTGCAAAAAGTTCCTTCTACCAAAATTGTTCCCGGCGATATTATTTTGTTTGGAGCTGGAGATGTCATCCCAGCGGACGCCCGATTGGTGGAAAAAAAGAATCTTGAGGTGAAAGAAGCCATACTTACTGGGGAAAGTGCTCCCGTTGGAAAGGATATTTTGTCGCTGGAACCCAACGCACAAATGACAGAACAAATGAACATGGTCTTCAAAGGCACCATGGTGAACAAAGGTTTTGGGAAGGCGGTGGTGGTCGGCACTGGGGGAAATACGGTATTGGGGGAAATACAGCAGCTCGGGGAGATTGCCGAGGAAACCAAAGCACCATTGAACAAAAAGCTGAACCAACTCAGCAAACGTCTTATTTGGGTCATGTTGGCCTTTGTGATTCCCATGATCTTGTTCGGATTTCTGGCCGGAAAAGACCTTTTGGTAATGGTACAAACAGGAATAGCCTTGGCCGTGGCCACTATTCCGGAAGGTTTGCCCGTTGTGGTCACTATTGCGCTGGCCCGGGGGATGCTCAGATTATCCAAACAACAGGTAATCATCAAAAAAATGGAAGCGGTCGAAATTCTTGGCTCCGTCACCATGGTCGCCACCGATAAAACAGGAACACTGACCGAGGATGCCATGATAGTGCACACCTTAAACTTTGATGGAGAAACATTCAAAGACCTGGATAAAGGCAATTACTTAGCACTTCGAAATACTCAGAATAAAATTGCCTACGAACAATTTGTGTTATGTTGTGTCCTCTGCAATGATATTACCCTTAGTGTGGACGAACCCTACCGCGACGCCATAGATTCGAGCTTATTTCGGTTTGCTGAAAACTTGGGGGAAAATCCAAAACAGATTAAGGAAAGATTTCCAGAAATATACAAGCTCCCCTTTGACGAGGAAAGAAAATTAATGGCAACTGCCAATAAAAAAGGTGACGACTCCCATGTCATTTTTATAAAAGGAGCCTTTGAAAATGTTACCGCATTGTGCACAAAGAGATTGATCGGAGACAATATTGTTCCACTCAATAATAAGGAACAATGGGAGGAAACAGTCGATAAAATGTCCTCGCAGGGACTTCGGACCATAGCCATGGCATATAAGGAAGTAAAAGGGTCAAACTTTGAAAAAAATGAACTCCTGAACAATCTGGCTCTCATTGGAACAGTCGGGTTTATAGATCCCGCCAGGGAAGATGTAAAGGACATTGTGGACATATACAAAAAAGCTGGGGTCAAAGTGGTCATGATGACCGGGGACCATCCAAAAACTGCTAAAAAAATTGCTTCGGACATTGGGTTATTGGAAAACGGGGAAAGCAATGTAATGGAAGGAAAGGACTTGGACATGGCCAATTTGAACGAAGAAAAGGACCAAAACCTGCTATTGGGGACAAAGGTTTTCGCAAGGGCCACCCCAAAACAAAAATTGGAACTCATTTCATTTTTTCAAGAAAAGAACAATGTGGTAGGGATGTTTGGCGATGGTATCAATGACGTTCCGGCGCTCATCAAGGCGGACATTGGCATAGCCATGGGAAAAAGAGGGACCGGTGCAGCTCGGGAAGCGGCAGATGTAATCCTGCGGGACGATCGCTTTGGGTCTGTGGAACTGGCCATCAGGCAGGGCAGGATGCTTTTTGAACATATCCGGCAATTTCTGATTTATCTTTTGTCGTGCAACGTGGCGGAAATCATGACAGTGGGCATAGCGGCCCTGTTAAATCTACCCTCTCCACTACTGCCCTTACAGATCCTGTTTTTGAACCTTGTGACCGATGTGTTTCCTGCCTTGGCACTGGGCTTTGGCAAAGGCGAAGAGGATATGATGGACAGACCGCCAAGAAGTAAAGATGAACCAATTTTGACAAACATACATTGGAAATCGACCTTTATTTATGGTACCTCCATCACTTTTTCCGTACTGGGAATCACACTCTTTTCCGAGTTCAAATTGAATCTTTTGCCCGATCAGATCAACAATTTGGCATTCTATACCCTGATCATTGCCCAATTGCTGAATATTTTCAACATGCCCAAAAGACAGGCTTCATTTTTTTTCAACGAGGTTACCAAAAATCCATGGGTATGGGGCGCCATTGTTTTGAGCGTCGCCATAATGGTGGTGGCCTATTTGATCCCATCCATATCCCGCGCTCTTTCCTTGGTTCCTTTGGATTGGACAATGCTCCAATGGCCTGTGATTTTTGGATTGGGCTCATTGCTTTTCTCACAATTCCTAAAAAGGATAAATCTGGCCCAGTAA
- a CDS encoding response regulator → MKKILVIEDHKEFRENTMEILEMANYVVLGAANGRFGIQMALEHLPDLIISDIMMPEANGYTVLEVLGKDPSTSKIPFIFLTAKDRKEDMRMGMNLGADDYIYKPYETQELLDAIAMRLKKSSFIHQHFSKTPVGINHFFKEASEYLGKELTSQDRESQSFRDREVIYREGNAAHFLYFIEEGNIKTFRGTEEGKEMITGLYGPGDFVGQLSLLGSGGTYLETAIVMEHATVLGIPKEDFIHLVYQDKEVANKFLEIISNNMAHLQERLLDIAYSSVDRRAAKALLELHEKGILKDGHHKGVDMLREDFASMIGVAKETAIRTLTKFREIGLVGTDKRRKLTLLDKDRLKRIADFDDMA, encoded by the coding sequence ATGAAAAAAATACTGGTAATCGAAGATCATAAGGAGTTCCGAGAAAACACAATGGAAATCCTAGAAATGGCCAATTATGTAGTTCTGGGTGCTGCCAATGGTAGATTTGGTATCCAAATGGCACTGGAGCATCTTCCAGACCTTATCATAAGCGACATAATGATGCCCGAGGCCAATGGATATACCGTACTTGAAGTTTTGGGCAAGGATCCAAGCACTTCCAAGATTCCCTTTATCTTTTTGACCGCCAAAGATAGAAAAGAGGACATGAGAATGGGAATGAACTTAGGGGCGGATGATTACATCTACAAACCCTATGAAACCCAGGAACTCTTGGATGCCATAGCAATGCGGTTAAAGAAAAGCAGTTTTATCCACCAACATTTCTCCAAGACACCCGTTGGAATCAACCATTTTTTTAAGGAAGCATCGGAATATCTGGGCAAAGAGCTCACCTCACAAGATAGGGAATCCCAATCTTTCCGTGACAGGGAAGTCATTTACAGGGAAGGGAATGCCGCACATTTCCTCTATTTTATAGAGGAGGGAAACATCAAAACTTTCAGGGGTACGGAGGAAGGCAAAGAAATGATCACCGGACTTTATGGCCCTGGGGATTTTGTGGGGCAACTCTCTTTGTTGGGAAGTGGTGGAACCTATCTCGAAACGGCCATTGTCATGGAACATGCCACGGTTCTGGGTATTCCGAAAGAGGATTTCATCCACTTGGTCTATCAGGACAAAGAAGTGGCCAATAAATTCCTTGAGATTATTTCCAACAATATGGCCCATTTGCAGGAAAGATTGCTGGATATTGCCTATTCGTCCGTGGATAGGCGGGCGGCAAAAGCATTGTTGGAACTTCACGAAAAAGGAATCCTAAAAGATGGCCATCACAAAGGCGTGGATATGCTTCGGGAAGATTTTGCCTCCATGATCGGCGTGGCCAAGGAAACTGCCATCCGGACCCTTACCAAGTTTAGGGAAATTGGTCTGGTAGGCACTGACAAGCGGAGGAAACTCACTTTATTGGATAAGGATAGGTTGAAGCGTATTGCCGATTTTGACGATATGGCTTGA